In Cydia fagiglandana chromosome 9, ilCydFagi1.1, whole genome shotgun sequence, a single window of DNA contains:
- the LOC134667361 gene encoding signal recognition particle subunit SRP68 produces the protein MVVLEGEAGDAKALGTEETEKEEAKAPTLLTLEIFRLTKDAQQQHGLRHGDFQRYRGYCSRRIRRLRKVLKIPQGDRRHYRRRDVTTAHVSGPKAEPRLLCVPLLQAERAWAHAMQLRQEANTEPRKKFHLISRLKKAYAHSQTLLELCESGVCDARTQLEAGAYAAWLSGVLLVELQQWRGAAESLQRAQLVLEKLCAALNEEERTVYKQKVEELKPSLRYCAYNIGDQSAAGDLVAMRGQGLIENLDTLMAQAKESRSGVMHEVEWLGRRVTVRPEKARMFLITLQDLDKSAAAAPSTEAKIDILDNILIDVKDAISAVKDEIKNDPKLKTTEGTQSGIYYLLSYLMYLRLKRTIERNNLLVQQAETARKNNTQIDGKKVRPQDLTRLYEIILQNFNELQQLPGFENDAAYQQEIETQMKAYKAFRCYYIAQVLTGLRRFREALAMLERCSTYTVESIASKLDDKQLREKLETLKKDIESCKFEVHADSVLEDDDEDEEKYTSSGKPYKDKKPLVDRLDEYREDTQVLTKNPNIFKMPPPMEAIPCKPLFFDLACNFIEFPNLDDKTGAADSKKQGAGITGLVKGFLGWGKSDK, from the exons atGGTAGTGTTAGAAGGAGAAGCTGGAGATGCGAAGGCCCTAGGTACTGAAGAAACTGAGAAGGAAGAAGCGAAAGCCCCAACTCTTCTTACTTTAGAAA TCTTCCGGCTGACGAAGGATGCACAGCAGCAACATGGTCTGCGGCacggcgacttccagcgctacCGCGGCTACTGCTCGCGCCGCATCCGTCGCCTCAGGAAAGTGCTTAAAATACCACAA gGTGACCGTCGCCACTACCGGCGGCGCGACGTGACAACAGCCCACGTATCGGGCCCGAAGGCCGAGCCGCGTCTGCTCTGCGTGCCGCTGCTGCAGGCCGAGCGCGCCTGGGCCCACGCCATGCAGCTCCGACAGGAAGCCAACACCGAGCCCAGGAAGAAGTTCCATCTCATTTCTAGGCTGAAAAAGGCTTATGCACActcgcagacgctgctggagcTGTGTGAG AGCGGCGTATGCGACGCCCGCACGCAGCTCGAAGCCGGCGCGTACGCAGCCTGGCTGAGCGGGGTGCTGCTGGTCGAGCTGCAGCAGTGGCGCGGCGCGGCCGAGAGCCTGCAGCGCGCGCAGCTCGTGCTGGAGAAGCTGTGCGCCGCGCTCAACGAGGAGGAGCGCACGGTCTACAAGCAGAAG GTGGAAGAACTGAAGCCTAGCCTGCGTTACTGCGCGTACAACATTGGCGACCAATCAGCGGCGGGCGACCTCGTGGCCATGCGGGGACAGGGCCTCATCGAGAACTTGGATACGTTGATGGCTCAAGCCAA GGAGTCCCGGTCGGGCGTGATGCACGAGGTGGAGTGGTTGGGGCGGCGCGTGACGGTGCGGCCGGAGAAGGCGCGCATGTTCCTCATCACGCTGCAGGACCTCGACAagtccgccgccgccgcgccctcCACCGAGGCCAAGATCGACATCCTCGACAACATACTCATCGACGTCAAGGACGCCATCTCCGCCGTCAAGGACGAGATCAAGAACGACCCCAAACTCAAAACCACCGAGGGCACCCAGTCCGGCATCTACTATCTGCTTTCCTATCTGATGTATTTGCGTCTCAAGCGCACCATCGAGAGGAACAACCTCCTAGTTCAACAAGCCGAGACCGCGCGCAAGAATAACACTCAGATAGATGGAAAGAAAGTCCGTCCTCAGGACTTAACGAGGCTCTACGAGATCATCCTTCAGAACTTCAATGAGCTCCAGCAGCTCCCCGGCTTCGAGAACGACGCGGCGTATCAGCAGGAGATAGAAACCCAGATGAAGGCGTACAAGGCCTTCCGATGCTACTACATCGCCCAGGTGTTGACCGGGCTCCGGCGCTTCAGGGAAGCGCTAGCCATGCTCGAACGCTGCAGCACATACACTGTCGAATCTATCGCTAGCAAACTCGACGATAAACAGTTGCGAGAGAAGCTGGAAACCTTGAAGAAAGACATTGAGAGCTGCAAGTTTGAAGTGCACGCCGATTCGGTGCTCGAAGACGACGACGAGGATGAAGAAAAATACACCTCTAGCGGCAAACCGTACAAAGATAAGAAGCCTCTAGTGGACCGCTTGGACGAGTATCGCGAGGACACTCAAGTGTTGACCAAGAACCCTAACATCTTCAAGATGCCCCCGCCGATGGAAGCGATTCCTTGCAAGCCGCTGTTCTTCGACCTGGCCTGCAACTTCATAGAGTTCCCGAACCTGGACGACAAGACAGGCGCGGCCGACAGCAAGAAGCAGGGCGCCGGCATCACGGGCCTGGTTAAGGGGTTCTTGGGCTGGGGTAAGAGCGACAAGTAG